Proteins encoded by one window of Glycine soja cultivar W05 chromosome 15, ASM419377v2, whole genome shotgun sequence:
- the LOC114387700 gene encoding uncharacterized protein LOC114387700: protein MARIPVRFQRVAAAFDADVARVGLCESSGSEHSPESLTDLSDLVKSFMEKNEATTGEKEEEEVGDVREGHDEEEFEKTEWSYSEKREMLRSLLYENDDDEDERDDKEKIRREAEVAFGVVVGNYSKRRLMSLLREKGFDAGLCKSKWEKNGRLTAGDYEYIDVNFKGKRYIVEVSLAGKFEIARPTDQYSSLLDVFPLIFVGKVEEMKQVARLMCTALKGSMKRMNLHIPPWRRNMYMQAKWFSAYKRTTNAVATKRASLPLSSDESLFPKRSMGFEVRPVKAHNCRDVYATITGFRIGHLTAVLNSDNLGA, encoded by the exons ATGGCAAGGATTCCAGTGAGGTTTCAGAGAGTGGCGGCGGCGTTTGACGCTGATGTGGCACGTGTGGGGCTCTGCGAGAGCAGCGGCAGCGAGCACTCGCCGGAGAGTTTGACCGATTTGTCTGATCTCGTGAAGTCTTTCATGGAGAAGAACGAGGCAACAAccggagaaaaagaagaagaagaagttggtGATGTTCGTGAAGGTCACGATGAAGAAGAGTTTGAAAAAACTGAGTGGTCTTATTCGGAGAAGAGGGAAATGTTGCGGAGTTTGCTTTATgagaatgatgatgatgaggatgAAAGGGACGACAAAGAAAAAATTAGGAGAGAGGCTGAAGTTGCGTTTGGAGTTGTTGTTGGAAACTATTCCAAACGCAGGTTGATGTCTCTGTTGAGAGAAAAAGGTTTTGATGCTG GTCTTTGCAAATCCAAGTGGGAGAAAAATGGAAGATTAACAGCTGGTGATTATGAGTACATTGATGTCAATTTTAAGGGAAAACGCTACATAGTTGAAGTCTCCCTTGCTGGGAAGTTCGAAATAGCTCGTCCCACAGATCAATATTCTTCCTTGCTAGATGTTTTCCCATTGATATTTGTGGGTAAAGTGGAAGAGATGAAGCAGGTTGCAAGGCTGATGTGCACTGCTCTTAAGGGATCCATGAAAAGAATGAACCTGCACATACCACCATGGAGGAGAAATATGTACATGCAAGCCAAGTGGTTCAGTGCTTACAAGCGAACAACCAATGCAGTTGCAACTAAAAGGGCATCATTGCCATTGTCTTCTGATGAGTCTTTGTTTCCTAAAAGGTCCATGGGATTTGAAGTGCGACCTGTTAAAGCACACAATTGCAGGGATGTTTATGCCACTATTACTGGGTTCAGAATCGGCCATTTGACAGCTGTGCTTAATTCTGATAACCTTGGTGCATGA